GTTCCATGGCAGCTTCACCAAAGCTCTTAATACTTGATGAACCTACAGCAGGCATGGGGTTTGATGAAAGCCGCATGGTCGGAAATATTATCAGACAGATAAGGGATACAGGTGTTACCATCATACTCATAAGCCACGATATGAAGCTTGTAATGGAAAACTCTGACCGGGTCTCTGTGCTGGACTTTGGGGAGATGATTTTTGAAGGCGATCCTGAGGCCCTTAAGGATAATCAAAAAGTGCTGGAGGCATATCTTGGGACAGAATAGCATCCTGACCATAAATGGGATATCCTCGTTTTACGGGCCCATATGCGCGATCAGGGATATTTCAATGGAGATACGCCACAATGAGATTGTCGGACTTATTGGGGCAAACGGCGCAGGGAAATCGAGCCTCATGAAATCCATTCTTGGTATCAGGCCGGTTAAAAGCGGCAGCATAATATTTAATGATAGGGATATCACCCGTACCTCAACCCCTGAAATAGTCGCATCAGGCATTGCATATGTGCCAGAGGGCGGTGGTGTATTTCCCTTTATGACTATTAAGGAAAATCTTCAACTGGGGGCAGTCCATTATAAAGGTAATGTGAATGAACGAATAGAAATGATATATAAAAGGTTCCCGCTGTTAAAGGAGCGGGAGACCCAGCAGGCAGGCACACTCTCCGGCGGGCAGAGACAGCTTGTTGCCATAGGAAGGGCATTGATGTCATCGCCTAAGCTCCTTATGCTTGATGAGCCGTCACTCGGCCTTGCCCCAAAGGTTGTTGAAGAGTTGTTCAGGCTGATAATGGATTTAAAGAATGATGGCTATACAATACTTTTAAGCGAACAGAACGCCAGAAAGACATTGCAGCATGCAGACCGTGCATATGTGTTCCGGACAGGGAGTGTAATTCTGCATGGTACAGGTAAAGAACTCATGGATAACCCGGTTGTGCAGGAGGCGTATCTGGGTGGATAAAAAAAATAACGTTGAACATCGAACCTCCAACACCTGTCCCGCCATAGTTTTAACGACGGCGGATCGAATGTTGAATAAGGAAAATGGCCGCATTTATTAGCTATATATTATCAGGCATACAGCTTGGCATCCTTTATGGGATAGTAACCATAGGGTTTAATTTGTTAATCCTTGTTACAGGCGTGCTTAATTTCAGCTACAGTCACCTCTTGGTACTTTCCATGTATGCTGGCTGGCTCATACTTGAGGCGACAAACAACATCTGGCTTGCAGCAGGGGGTACCGTTGTAACAGGGGTGATCCTCAACGCAGTACTAACACCGCTCTTTTTACCATTTATAAAAAAACGGGCGCACCTGGAGTCACTTGTCATATCAATAGGCATTGCGCTCATCAGTGTTGAAATCATGTCACACTGGCTTAATGCGGGGTTACCCATAGCATTCTCAAAGACAATCCAGATGTCTGATTCAGCAATAAAGTTCGGGCTTGCCAGCATCGGTATGGGCAGGATCATTTCGCTTATTGCAGGGATAATACTCCTGTTTGTATTTTTCAGAGTCCTCTATCACAGCAAACAGGGAAGGATATTAAGGGCAGTTGCGCAGGATACAGAAACAGCAGCAATGATGGGGATTTCAATACCAAAAACCATGCTTGTAAGCTTTGCCCTTGGCGGGCTTCTGGCAGGTGTTGTGGCAA
The sequence above is drawn from the Desulfatiglans sp. genome and encodes:
- a CDS encoding ABC transporter ATP-binding protein — translated: MEIRHNEIVGLIGANGAGKSSLMKSILGIRPVKSGSIIFNDRDITRTSTPEIVASGIAYVPEGGGVFPFMTIKENLQLGAVHYKGNVNERIEMIYKRFPLLKERETQQAGTLSGGQRQLVAIGRALMSSPKLLMLDEPSLGLAPKVVEELFRLIMDLKNDGYTILLSEQNARKTLQHADRAYVFRTGSVILHGTGKELMDNPVVQEAYLGG
- a CDS encoding branched-chain amino acid ABC transporter permease — encoded protein: MAAFISYILSGIQLGILYGIVTIGFNLLILVTGVLNFSYSHLLVLSMYAGWLILEATNNIWLAAGGTVVTGVILNAVLTPLFLPFIKKRAHLESLVISIGIALISVEIMSHWLNAGLPIAFSKTIQMSDSAIKFGLASIGMGRIISLIAGIILLFVFFRVLYHSKQGRILRAVAQDTETAAMMGISIPKTMLVSFALGGLLAGVVAILMAVSLGSASAELGDNITLMCLAILFLAGIGNLKGGLICAVFMGIVEGLVMGYLPPDWTKAFAFSVILVVLLFKPEGLFGSQH